CTGGAGGATgtttttcgttttgtttttccagtaaGTGTAgtgcctttttttatttttttaatcttgagCTGATAGATCGCACGTTCCTTCCTTCATTTTGTTCTGGTCTGTTCATGCAAAGTCTTTTCTATGtttattgtttgactgattttTAAACCCTAGTctccaggaaaaaaataatcatcaGCTCTATTATCTGAAACAGTTTTGAAAGGTGTTGCTGTTTTTGTGGCTTCCTCCTCTGACACTACTGTTTCCATTTCTTCACCCCTTATTTATTTAGTACTAACTTAATGCATCACCATCATCACTTTCTTCATTACATCTTAGTGTTGATCATGGCATGCAGATTGCAGATTATTCTAAGTCACTACAGAACAAAACTGGCCAGTGGACACGCTTCATGAATCTGACGGGAATTTTGTGAGAAGCATAAGCACGTCACCACCCGCACATTTGTGAACAAAGGCCAGAAACTCCTTTTGTTCCCCTAATGCACACATCACTAACAGTTTTATAAACATATATACTTTTTAGCATTAGGTAGTTATAGTTGGGATTGTAGGTTTTTggtttgaaaacaaacaaatctaactattcagtaaaaggactagatgttgTAGTCCCTGATAATGGACTGATAACGGATAATCattgtaaaatgaaaaataaagtctTATATTGAGTTCTGATGAAAGGTTTCCTCTTTAAGCAGCAGATTTTTAATTCTATCACCTCCACTCTATTGAACTGAGCCTTTAAGAAGAGAAACAGGTGTCGTTTTAGCGTCTTCCTAACACCAGATAACCGCAgagctgcaaacacaaagacactGTGAAAGCGCTTCTTAAACCACAGAAATGTGGATTGCATTGATCTAGTATGTATTCTTCCCTTCTAGGCTAAAGATTGTCTCTGCctgtaataataacaacatgtttATACTTTAAATTTGTGTAGTTTAAGTCAGTGTGTCAAGGCTATGCAAGCACACCATACCTGTCAAACTACCCTGAcaggaattagaaaaacaaacaatgcgAAGGCCCTCTGCGCTCTTCCTTTTCGCCCTCTGTCATCAGAAACATATTTTGCAGATGAATGGTTGTTTAAAAGAAATTTCAGGACACAATGAAGAACgtgctgttaaaaataaatcaggttTAGAGGTAGTCGAGTACATCAGGTCTACCTGTCACAGAGTGCTGGTGTCTGTTGGTGGTCTTTCTCCAGGGACATATATGGATCCTGCTCCTCATAAATGCCCTCATTATCATACACCGAGCTCTCCGAGGAGTCAGGGTGTAAGTATAAGCCCTGTGGGTCAGTGTAAACTGAGCTCTGCCATGGTTTAGGCTGTGAGTAGGGGTCCTGAGGATATGGCCCTGAATTTTCCACATTGGCGAAGTCTGATATCTCCTCATACACAGGGCTGTCCTCAAATGGGACAACTTCTCCTTCATTTTCTCCGTCCACATTTTGCTCAAACTCAGTAAATGGAGCGGAGAATTTACGTTCGGGATAGTTCTGCCATAGGTCTTCGTCGTTGTCAACACTTAGTTCATTATCATCGGGAGTGTAGTCTGGGAACTGGTCTTCTTTTTCCGTCTGCCTGGGTAACCTACTCTTTGATAATTTCAAGGGTTGTTTCCGGAAAGAAATTGTCTTCTGTACTTTTTTAGAGCGAATGATGTCAGCGCCGGAGAAGGACTTGGCTTTGCTCACACTGGAGCGAGAATGCCTATTAACTTCAGCTGCTGGATGGTTACCGCTTGATTTGTCAGTGGAAGGCAGAGGCGGCTCCTTCTTTTTCCCGTGTCCTTCAAACTCCCTTGCTGCTCTCTCCTCAGATGATCCCTTATTCTGATTCAGCAGCTTCTTTCTCTGGGGCTTCTTTGGAGGTACTTTACCCATCCCAGTTTTCTCCACTGTGGCAACAGGCTGGCTGAGGGCCTGCTGACTATGCAAAATGCCACAAGCTTCCTCCTCATCACCCTTTGCTTTCCTCTGAatctttttattattctttttagCGGAGAAATCCATCTCATAAGTGCCACAGCCCCAATCGAGATGTTCCCCTTTCACGTCCTTTGGAATTGCCTGAGGAGCCGAGCTCAGTACTTTTTCGAGCTCAGACAGAAAAGGTTTTTTCTTGGGTGGAGCAGCTGGAGGGGGACAAGTTTTCACTGACGGAAAAGCTGGCAGTTTCTTTTCACTTTCAGGTGCACTGACAGACAGTGATGATGTGCCCTTCCTGTCTGGTGACACAGCCACATTTTTGGTGTTTATTTCTCTGCCATCTTGGCTTACAGACTCTTCCTTCCCCTTGTCCCCCTTTTCCTTATGGTCCTGAACAGCTTGCCTGGGTTTCTGTGGTACAGGGATAGGACTGGGCTTCCTAGGGGGAGCTGGGATTAGTTTGGGTCGTGGCACACTGAGAGCATCTTCCTCTGGTACTTGTCCAGGTACACTGTCAAGAATTCCATCATTTGCCTCATCACCCCGCGTTCTGTGAGGAGAAGTCGGCCGAAAAGCCACCTTAGGACGGGAAATATTAGTATTTACAGTGACATTTTGGTAAATAGCATGTTCGTCTTGAACAGACTGATAGTGAGTATGGGTGGGAGAGGCGTTCGTTGTTCTGAAGTATTCattgtttattttctctctgcTATGATTGCGGGTGCCTTGAGAATTGACGCACGTGCAGTTGTCACTGCTGCACAGACAAATAGGAACAACGTAACCCCAGTCAGGCCTTTTGCTCTCGTGCGGCAGTCCATTTTGGGAAGCAAGGCGACCTACAGTCTGGGGGGTATCCGACGCAGATGTCTGACGTGGGCTCGTCCAGACAGGTTGCCTCTCTTCCACAGGAGTGTTGAATTTAGAGGGGCAGGGTTTGGGGGCTAGTGCCGGTTTCACCTTCATCTGCGTGCCAGGAGATGGTTGCGAGAGGCCACCTTTTCTAGGGATCAAAGGAGATTGCCGTGGACTTTCGTAGTAAGGCAGCTTTGGTTTAGGGGCCACAGGTGGCTTATGCATGCCTGGGAATAGAGAAATGAAATATATGAAGTTGGGACTTGAGGTAAAGTTATTTCCTCTGAGGGAAAACAACATCTAAATGACTGTAACCCTGACTATAATGTAATGactgtgttttctttcactGCTGATCCTAACCTTGGTATACATCATAAACAACCTCTCCAAGGGTTCAAATATCACATGATTTATGTTTGCCCCTCTATGTAGCAGCACATTACTCCAACTAATAGCTCGCGTCAACACGCAAAAGTGGGGGATTAGCAGGTGGGAgatgaagagtgggagaagcaGTAAAAGGCAAGCCTGTTGACAAGCAGGGTTTTCAAGGCGTTGTTTTCAAATATTTCCCTGTTCAACAAGACACAGTTTGAACTGCTGACTGCGAACAAAATCAATACAAAACTCGAGATAATCAAATGTAACTTCATTTAGAGCTATGCTGTTTAAATGACTACCGAGCAGGCTAAACCTAAACAGGTGAGATTTATACTGTGTaggaatagaaagaaaaaacatgctGAACTACAGTATAGAAGTACATCTCTGAGCATTTACTATTTCCCGATTAGCCATTATAAGCTCACCGTGTTCACGTATAAACCAGAAAAGTCATCGAACGGGGAACTTACCTGAGTTCATCATCGCTCCACTCACTtcgcttctgtttttctttctttattgttttccggtccttatattaaaaataaataaataaatcagtgaaGACAAAAGTCCTTCATATCCGGATAAAGTTCAGATCGTCGATTCATAATGTGTCAAATAATCgacattttctttgattttaacCCGAGCGGCACACGTGATTCCGCCGCAAACAAGTTCTTCTCTCTGGCGCACCGGCTGTTGATGTTCTGCGATATGTAGCCAGCCAATAGCCGCGAGCTTCCTTTTTGTTTCCGAGGACGATCCACTAGAGGCCCCCCAGGAGCCACAGACGGCCAGAGTCAATCTTTGCATCCAAATCTTCCACAAATTGGCATTATTATGAGTTGTCACACTGTAAAATCTCTTCTCCACGCGGAAACAA
The Maylandia zebra isolate NMK-2024a linkage group LG7, Mzebra_GT3a, whole genome shotgun sequence DNA segment above includes these coding regions:
- the LOC101473966 gene encoding FYVE, RhoGEF and PH domain-containing protein 6, giving the protein MMNSGMHKPPVAPKPKLPYYESPRQSPLIPRKGGLSQPSPGTQMKVKPALAPKPCPSKFNTPVEERQPVWTSPRQTSASDTPQTVGRLASQNGLPHESKRPDWGYVVPICLCSSDNCTCVNSQGTRNHSREKINNEYFRTTNASPTHTHYQSVQDEHAIYQNVTVNTNISRPKVAFRPTSPHRTRGDEANDGILDSVPGQVPEEDALSVPRPKLIPAPPRKPSPIPVPQKPRQAVQDHKEKGDKGKEESVSQDGREINTKNVAVSPDRKGTSSLSVSAPESEKKLPAFPSVKTCPPPAAPPKKKPFLSELEKVLSSAPQAIPKDVKGEHLDWGCGTYEMDFSAKKNNKKIQRKAKGDEEEACGILHSQQALSQPVATVEKTGMGKVPPKKPQRKKLLNQNKGSSEERAAREFEGHGKKKEPPLPSTDKSSGNHPAAEVNRHSRSSVSKAKSFSGADIIRSKKVQKTISFRKQPLKLSKSRLPRQTEKEDQFPDYTPDDNELSVDNDEDLWQNYPERKFSAPFTEFEQNVDGENEGEVVPFEDSPVYEEISDFANVENSGPYPQDPYSQPKPWQSSVYTDPQGLYLHPDSSESSVYDNEGIYEEQDPYMSLEKDHQQTPALCDRSSFEKDIVLEVPFDDDFIQTTSEDEGENDSSSDSSKGDPEQPEEKTTASEKKKNKIFNIAQEIMTSESVFVDVLKLLHVDFRDAVSKASRQSGKPVIEDRLLNQILYSLPQLYELNQNLLSELRQRIAKWNENPQVADIFLKQGPYLKMYSTYIREFDRNVVLLDEQTKKNPAFGAVVREFEASPRCASLALKHYLLKPVQRIPQYQLLLTDYLKNLPEDADDYKDTEAALAIVKEVASHANDFMKQGDIFQSLIRVQCRLIGNHEIVQPGRIYLKEGILMKLSRKVMQPRMFFLFNDMLLYTKPVQSGQYMFKNTLPLRGMKVSKPSQEAYQNELNIVSVERSFILSASSAEEQDEWLETISTAISEHIKKTSSFTPGKPRDVLDGTDVGDGAPLGSKAPIWIPDKRASMCMVCTSKFTQTWRRHHCRACGKVVCQSCSSNEFPLEYKKNKFTRVCDQCFQVLLEQKGEQTHQLGKRTAFTFHKKQKLIPATLKEVTASTDDSSMSGYLQVSKVAKKHGKRLWFVIKDKVLYKYAASEDVAALESLPLLGFVVKADSSQTSQFKLYHKNKVYYIFKADSPETAQKWITSFKEAAVL